The following are from one region of the Rhodopirellula sp. P2 genome:
- a CDS encoding DUF4416 family protein: MSEIRLIEPVVRFCAVISRHEEARQWAKQRLAERWGELGEQGTPSSFEAGGFYKPEMGDGLTKELIGIAEFADPAGLADWKNITNDWEAEYASLNRHPEPRPLNLDPGYVSQAKLVLATIKDRDHRIYLRDGIFAEVTLNYVGGRWVHHRWSYPDYRIETVAQFAAACRGRLRQHLKATGGFRVGVKKTPGAKSGAGS, translated from the coding sequence ATGAGCGAAATTCGATTGATCGAGCCGGTGGTCCGTTTTTGCGCCGTGATTTCGCGACACGAGGAGGCTCGTCAGTGGGCGAAGCAGCGATTGGCCGAGCGCTGGGGCGAACTCGGTGAGCAAGGCACTCCCAGTTCTTTCGAAGCGGGAGGGTTTTACAAGCCTGAAATGGGCGATGGTTTGACCAAGGAATTGATCGGAATCGCCGAATTCGCCGATCCGGCTGGATTGGCGGACTGGAAAAACATCACCAACGATTGGGAGGCCGAGTACGCTTCGCTGAACCGGCATCCCGAGCCTCGGCCGTTGAATTTGGATCCCGGGTACGTCAGTCAGGCCAAATTGGTGTTGGCGACGATCAAGGATCGCGATCACCGGATTTATCTGCGAGACGGGATCTTTGCCGAGGTCACCTTGAACTATGTTGGTGGCCGTTGGGTTCATCACCGATGGAGCTACCCGGATTACCGCATTGAAACCGTGGCCCAATTCGCGGCGGCCTGCCGAGGGCGATTGCGTCAGCATTTGAAGGCGACCGGCGGTTTTCGTGTTGGGGTCAAGAAAACCCCCGGTGCGAAGTCAGGGGCTGGCTCCTGA
- a CDS encoding ABC transporter permease subunit: MIAGSAISLFSDFAGVESGLFPVAQVGKWLPVFVTPLWVLSIGLLLGALVTAVVHGVLSALSFVPGLGNLADDPKRGVTLSLVAGAIFSAVLCYFYVPQGGENGQLLYLPLVTLGMILGFGLIYGMWHRTRSEWMSILGEGVIPYILSTLGLFAVIGLGSTPFVENPMAILESVPAVNLVGDGTVVEVATIAPSADPDIPEFLPAEITYNFRNVAELRIESDKRVFLADSDKAEAFSRAPIELNPGSTEAVTYKYEDREQPPIPGDPSKLHIYNQEIDPARVVFTFKNLPQIPQASSIVFSAIAFFLTLTGFMALRQAAPRVWALALSTAKNEMAQPLYLLLLAIGIFAVLLFGIFPFNTLGDDIRLLKDSGVTMIMVLGMLLAVWSAGTSVSDEIDGRTALTVLSKPVSRRSFILGKYTGIMLAVLVLFVILAAVLLVVMSYKPIYDARETSQQQPPWQVGHEEIITTLPILGLYFMETMAIGGIAVALATRLPLLANFITCFAIYVVGNLLSPLVASARENTELVGFVGKLIAVVVPNLNSFNVQAAVDAGNAIPLIYLAAAFNYLVVFVVAIWMVAMLLFEDRDLA; this comes from the coding sequence ATGATTGCTGGGTCCGCTATTTCACTGTTCTCCGATTTTGCTGGCGTTGAATCGGGTTTGTTTCCAGTTGCCCAGGTCGGCAAGTGGCTGCCCGTGTTCGTCACCCCCCTTTGGGTTCTGTCGATTGGGTTGCTGCTCGGGGCGTTGGTGACCGCGGTGGTCCACGGCGTTTTGAGTGCGCTGTCCTTTGTGCCTGGGTTGGGGAATTTGGCGGACGACCCCAAGCGTGGCGTCACGCTGTCGCTGGTCGCCGGTGCGATTTTCTCGGCCGTGTTGTGTTACTTCTACGTGCCCCAAGGTGGTGAGAATGGCCAGCTTTTGTATCTGCCCCTGGTGACTTTGGGCATGATCCTGGGGTTTGGCTTGATTTACGGAATGTGGCATCGAACTCGATCCGAGTGGATGTCGATTCTGGGCGAAGGTGTCATCCCGTACATCTTGAGCACGTTGGGCTTGTTCGCCGTGATCGGTTTGGGATCGACGCCGTTTGTCGAAAACCCGATGGCGATTCTCGAGAGCGTTCCTGCGGTGAACTTGGTCGGTGACGGCACCGTGGTCGAAGTCGCGACGATCGCTCCCTCAGCTGACCCGGACATCCCTGAGTTCCTGCCAGCGGAGATCACTTACAACTTCCGCAACGTTGCGGAACTGCGAATCGAGAGTGACAAGCGAGTTTTCCTGGCCGATTCAGACAAAGCCGAAGCCTTCAGCCGTGCTCCCATCGAGTTGAACCCGGGCAGCACCGAAGCGGTGACCTACAAATACGAAGACCGTGAGCAGCCACCGATTCCTGGGGACCCGTCCAAGCTGCACATCTACAATCAAGAAATCGACCCGGCTCGTGTGGTCTTCACGTTCAAAAACTTGCCGCAGATTCCGCAAGCATCGTCGATCGTGTTCTCTGCGATTGCGTTCTTCTTGACGCTGACCGGATTCATGGCGCTGCGGCAAGCGGCTCCTCGGGTTTGGGCGTTGGCTCTGTCGACCGCCAAAAACGAGATGGCTCAGCCGTTGTACCTGTTGCTGCTGGCGATCGGGATTTTCGCGGTGTTGCTGTTTGGGATCTTCCCATTCAACACGCTGGGCGACGACATTCGCCTGCTCAAAGACAGCGGTGTGACCATGATCATGGTGTTGGGCATGTTGCTCGCCGTGTGGAGTGCCGGAACATCCGTCAGCGACGAAATTGACGGCCGAACCGCATTGACCGTGCTCAGTAAACCGGTGAGTCGACGTTCGTTCATCTTGGGCAAGTACACCGGAATCATGTTGGCCGTGTTGGTGCTGTTTGTGATTTTGGCGGCGGTCCTGTTGGTGGTGATGTCTTACAAGCCGATTTATGACGCTCGAGAAACCAGTCAACAGCAACCGCCGTGGCAAGTCGGCCATGAAGAGATCATCACGACGTTGCCGATCTTGGGCCTGTATTTCATGGAAACGATGGCGATTGGTGGAATCGCGGTCGCGTTGGCGACCCGTTTGCCGCTGCTGGCGAACTTCATCACATGTTTCGCGATCTACGTTGTCGGCAACCTGCTCAGTCCGTTGGTTGCGTCGGCGAGAGAGAACACCGAATTGGTTGGATTTGTTGGTAAATTGATAGCGGTGGTGGTTCCCAATCTGAACTCATTCAACGTTCAGGCGGCGGTGGACGCAGGAAATGCGATCC